Genomic segment of Falsibacillus pallidus:
GATGGTCTTTTAAAGTCCCTAAAGCAACAACTAAAGATCCTATGACTCAAAAAACATCCCGTCAGGCAATTGAAGAACCACCAATTCCCGAAAAAGCATATAACCATGATTTTACTGCTCACCAAAGTAAGGTTATTGAAATGTTAAACCATATTCCACAAGGGGAAAATGCCTGGTATGAAGGTATTCCAGAACACCTTAGATTAAATGTCAAGGGTGCAAGGATGTCTAATATTTATAAACGATTAAATCCTAAATTACCGTCTTATACAGTTACAGGGTCAGGGGGAGGCGGTACGCATATGTACCACTACGACCAACCAAGGGCATTAACTAACCGTGAAAGAGCAAGACTGCAAACATTCCCTGACTGGTTTGAATTTCTGGGTGGAAAAGAAATAGTCAGAAAACAAGTTGGTATGGCAGTTCCGCCAGATGGGGCTAAAGTGATTATTGAAGCCATTTTAAATTCTTTTGCAGGAATTCCTTATGAAACTGAATCATCTAAATGGGAAGATGAATTAAAAGAAATGCTTGAAACAGGACAAAAAAAGAAAAAGAAAAAACAAAAAAAGACGAATGAAGATGAAAGTGTTTCTGATAGTAAAAAGCAGATATCATCTACTATTTAATACAATTTACCTTGACTTATTAAGTCAGGGTTTTTTTATTCTCTTTATCTTTAGCCTGATTGATAAAATTTGCTATATCATTGATTACTGCATTGATATCTTGCTTTATTTCATGTTCCCATATTCTTTTAATGTTCCAACCATTCTTTACGTAAAACTCACTTACTTCTTTATCTCGTTGTTGATTTCTTAGCAATTTTTTTCCCCAGTATTCCGTATTGGTTTTGGGACTATTGCTGTGAATTGGGCAGACATGCCAAAAACAAGAATCAATAAATATAACCGTCTTATATTTTTTTATAGATATGTCAGGTTTCCCATATAGGTCATTTGCGTTTTTCCTGAATCGATACCCTTTTTTCCATAACTCCTTTGTAAGTCTATTCTCCAATTTCGATTGCGATTTAATTGCTTTCATTGTTTTACTTCTATTTTCTTTAGACATATTATCGGTCATAAATGAACCTCCTTGTTGTTAAATATGTACCCTATAATGGTTGCTTAACCTTTCATATATACATTTTTACAAAATTAAATTTTTATAGACTACCCTTGTTTCAGACAAGTAGTTAATGAGTAAGTTGTCAGCAGCGGCAATTGTTAAAAGCAACTTAGTAGCAATTACTAAAATTCTGCGTGTATTTTAGGAGGTGTTTATTGGTTTGAAAAACAAATGTTTCTATGATAGGATTTAAATTAACAACTTAAAAATAATAAAACTCAAACTCTTGAACATAGTTTGAATAAAAAAAAACCTTTTTAAAAATTGACTTTAGTCAAAGAGGCGTTTTTTATTCACTATGGTCAAGAGTTTTTTTGTTGAAAGGAAAGATTGATGATGGAAATGATGAAGAACTTAGATGATTTACTAAATAGCAGTCATGTCCTTCGTCTTTATGGGCTACCGAGGAATTATCAGTTGATAAACCGCTTGGATCAAGAGTACAAGGTAATAGCACAATTCATACTCCAATACGCAAATTACAAGACTCTTATATGGGGAAACCTAAAAGTCGATATTGAAGAGATAGCAAAAACTGTATATGGGAGTAAAAGGGGAAGGGATTGTGGGCAGATTAATAGAATACTTGAAGGGTATAGAAGACGTTTATTTAGCTATAAGAGTATTACTGGTTTCAGTCAGGAAGAGTTTGAAAAATTCTCTTATTTCCATTATGGGTTTGGAATTATTGAAGAAGTATACTGTAATTATCATATAAGTGGTTATCCTTTCGCAGAAATTTATCTTAATGAATACTTTAGGGATGCTATACTCCTTGATAAAATTATCGCTTACTATGGTTCCCATTCGCTGGGATTACTACCACATTCAGAAATAGTCCTATGCGAATTGTTTAGAGAAAGATTGAAAATCGGGGTTAGGAAAATAAGTAGAATATTCGAGTTTAAATGGAAGGAATTTAGATTCAATCCCCTGCAACATGACTTAAATTTTGAAGTTGCAAAAGAATATTTGCAACATCTTCATAATGAAAATATTATTATTGATTTAGTAAAAGTGGATGATGAAGCTAAGATCTTAACAGTTGAATTTAAAAATTTATCCCCAATGGAACTAACCTTTTTTGGAGTAGAGGAAAACGATACATTCTTCCGAAAAATAAATCTGACTCCTTAGTTGACTTATACGTTGGTATTACAAGCCAGTTTGATAAGAAATAATAAATTAAATAAAAATAGCATTTTAAGTGCAAAAACTACCTAATTTCCTTTATTTAGTAAAAATTGTTTATAGACAAAACTCTTTATAGTAAAATTGTAATATAAGTAAAATTTTACTATTAAGGAGCGGTTAGTTTTCATGCAAAATGCTGTAAATCATAAAGAAATAAAATATTTAGTACATTTTACACGCATTGAAAATGTTGTTAGCATATTTAATAAAGGGCTTATACCAGTGGATCTATTACGAAGAACTGGAATAGGATTTTCCCATAATGATAATTATAGATTTGATAATTGTAAGGATGCTAATTGTATG
This window contains:
- a CDS encoding very short patch repair endonuclease produces the protein MTDNMSKENRSKTMKAIKSQSKLENRLTKELWKKGYRFRKNANDLYGKPDISIKKYKTVIFIDSCFWHVCPIHSNSPKTNTEYWGKKLLRNQQRDKEVSEFYVKNGWNIKRIWEHEIKQDINAVINDIANFINQAKDKENKKTLT
- a CDS encoding DNA cytosine methyltransferase, giving the protein MIFRKGELFCGPGGLTLGAKMAQVEKDGEVFKVEHAWANDYDEWTCETFRHNICPDNPTSVICEDVRKLDIESLPPIDAFAFGFPCNDFSIVGESKGLEGEYGPLYSYGIKVLKHHQPKWFIAENVGGLESANEGKAFIKILQEMEKVGYNITPHLYKFEEYGVPQARHRIIIVGIHKDFGWSFKVPKATTKDPMTQKTSRQAIEEPPIPEKAYNHDFTAHQSKVIEMLNHIPQGENAWYEGIPEHLRLNVKGARMSNIYKRLNPKLPSYTVTGSGGGGTHMYHYDQPRALTNRERARLQTFPDWFEFLGGKEIVRKQVGMAVPPDGAKVIIEAILNSFAGIPYETESSKWEDELKEMLETGQKKKKKKQKKTNEDESVSDSKKQISSTI